The Microbacterium trichothecenolyticum sequence GGCGTTCACGAAGGACCACATCGCGCTCGAGCCGCGTACGCGGCTGCCCGGGCACCCCAATGCCATGACTCTCGTCGCGCGCGACGCCGACGGGGAGACCGTGGCAGACGAGACGTTCTACTCGATCGGCGGGGGCTTCATCCGCCGCGAGGGCGAGCCCGAGCGGGTCGCCGCGGCACCCCTGCCGCTCGACTTCGACGACGCCGCCACGCTCATCACGCTGTGCGACGAGCGGGGTATCACGATCGCCGAGGCCGCCCGGCTGAACGAGGCGTCGCTGCGCTCCGACGACGAGATCGCCGCCGGCCTCGACCGCATCTGGGATGCCATGGCGGCCTGTGTCGACGCCGGGCTCCACCACGACGGGGTGCTTCCCGGCATCCTGAAGGTCAAGCGACGGGCCTCTGTGATTCGCGAGCAATTGGATGCCATCGAAGCCGACGGGCATCGCGAGCTCCCGGGGGAGTGGCTCGGGGCGTTCGCGCTCGCCGTCAACGAAGAGAATGCCGCGGGTGGGCGCGTCGTGACGGCGCCGACGAACGGGGCGGCGGGGATCCTTCCGGCGGTGGCGATGTACTGGTGGCGGTTCCTCGCCGACTCCGGGCTCGGCGCGGGAAACGCGGTCACCCCCTACGGCGAGCTGGTCGGCAGCGCGCTGCTCGGCTACGGCGGCCACGCCGTCACCCGCGGCGAGGTCGCGGCATGGAATGACGGTGACGTCGCCGAGGCGAACCGTCGCCGCGGCATCCGCCGTTTCCTTTTGACGGCGACGGCCCTCGGTTCGCTCTTCAAGGCCAACGCCTCGATCTCGGGGGCCGAGGGCGGATGCCAAGCCGAGGTCGGTTCGGCC is a genomic window containing:
- a CDS encoding L-serine ammonia-lyase, iron-sulfur-dependent, subunit alpha; the protein is MSAYVSAFELFSIGIGPSSSHTVGPMRAAVDFVSRLRAHGTLERVTSVSCALYGSLGATGIGHGTPDAVVAGLQGLEPETVDPDAVRRAWSDWPDARPLRLAGEREVAFTKDHIALEPRTRLPGHPNAMTLVARDADGETVADETFYSIGGGFIRREGEPERVAAAPLPLDFDDAATLITLCDERGITIAEAARLNEASLRSDDEIAAGLDRIWDAMAACVDAGLHHDGVLPGILKVKRRASVIREQLDAIEADGHRELPGEWLGAFALAVNEENAAGGRVVTAPTNGAAGILPAVAMYWWRFLADSGLGAGNAVTPYGELVGSALLGYGGHAVTRGEVAAWNDGDVAEANRRRGIRRFLLTATALGSLFKANASISGAEGGCQAEVGSACAMAAGGLTAVMGGTNRQIENAAEIAMEHHLGLTCDPVGGLVQIPCIERNAIAASTAVTAARLALRGDGSHYVSLDAVVETMRQTGIDMSTKYKETSEGGLAVNVIEC